The Arvicola amphibius chromosome 11, mArvAmp1.2, whole genome shotgun sequence genome has a segment encoding these proteins:
- the LOC119826021 gene encoding uncharacterized protein LOC119826021, with protein sequence MGPTLEDQGDPTDSVCGDLMISSLEAQLESLPGEHMGSSLQAQPESIHGDPTDSVLGDPMGTRSEDQGDPTDSVLGDAMGSMLMPEDQLDTVPGDPMGTTPEGKGDPTDSVLGDPTGSTRTPEDQLHTVPGDPTESVLGDLMCTTPEDQGDTTDSVLEDPTGSTPTPEDQLDTVPGDPTESVLGDQMGPTPEEQGDQLDLVPGDPKILDFGDLKKVIEDLITSLHNGDRDHLIAFLSTYPAHTTIEQVLDVIFRRYAHFRPGCQEDEGIKNAICTLLDTWTSIFPGDFSTRSGLCALSKMKAYLIIHCPYSDVLIRVHELLTSLLSETSEESD encoded by the exons ATGGGCCCCACGCTGGAGGATCAGGGGGACCCGACTGATTCTGTTTGTGGGGACCTGATGATCTCCTCCTTGGAGGCCCAGCTGGAGTCCCTCCCTGGGGAGCACATGGGCTCCTCCCTGCAGGCCCAGCCGGAGTCTATCCACGGGGACCCAACTGATTCTGTCCTTGGAGACCCTATGGGCACAAGGTCGGAGGACCAGGGGGACCCGACTGATTCTGTGTTGGGGGACGCGATGGGCTCCATGCTGATGCCAGAGGACCAGCTGGACACTGTCCCCGGGGACCCGATGGGGACCACGCCGGAGGGCAAGGGGGACCCGACTGATTCTGTTTTGGGGGACCCGACGGGCTCCACGCGGACACCGGAAGACCAGCTGCACACTGTCCCCGGGGACCCGACTGAGTCTGTCCTTGGGGACCTGATGTGCACCACGCCGGAGGACCAGGGGGACACGACTGATTCTGTTTTGGAGGACCCGACGGGCTCCACGCCGACGCCGGAGGACCAGCTAGACACTGTCCCCGGGGACCCGACTGAGTCTGTCCTTGGGGACCAAATGGGCCCCACGCCGGAGGAACAGGGGGACCAGCTGGACTTGGTCCCTGGGGACCCTAAGATCTTAGACTTCGGGGATCTGAAAAAAGTGATCGAAGACCTGATCACATCCCTTCACAACGGGGACCGCGACCATCTCATAGCCTTCCTGAGTACCTACCCTGCTCATACCACCATCGAGCAGGTGCTGGATGTCATCTTCAGGCG GTATGCACACTTCCGCCCCGGCTGCCAGGAGGATGAGGGGATCAAGAA CGCCATCTGCACCCTCCTGGACACGTGGACGAGCATCTTTCCCGGGGACTTCTCCACAAGATCAGGCTTGTGCGCCCTCAGTAAGATGAAGGCGTACCTGATCATTCATTGTCCGTACTCGGACGTCCTCATACGTGTGCACGAGCTCCTTACGAGCCTGCTCTCAGAAACATCGGAGGAGAGCGATTAA